The following coding sequences lie in one Pontibacter sp. G13 genomic window:
- a CDS encoding DUF2256 domain-containing protein produces the protein MKKTHLPTKICATCGRPFAWRKKWKSCWEEVKYCSHACRTRRNSAKSA, from the coding sequence ATGAAAAAAACCCACCTTCCCACCAAAATCTGTGCGACTTGCGGTAGACCATTCGCTTGGCGCAAAAAATGGAAATCCTGCTGGGAGGAAGTCAAATATTGTAGTCACGCATGCAGAACCCGACGAAATTCCGCGAAATCCGCCTAA